One genomic segment of Musa acuminata AAA Group cultivar baxijiao chromosome BXJ3-3, Cavendish_Baxijiao_AAA, whole genome shotgun sequence includes these proteins:
- the LOC108952314 gene encoding NAC domain-containing protein 104-like: MGGGTANLPPGFRFFPSDEELIVHFLYRKAAVLHCEPGVIPSIDLHECKALQGGDRFWCFFTRRKQNRADKIIICSNKDAAMKKTLRYYYIGQPPEGIKTNRVMHRYHLLDGILGSSPSGGSSSSTSTRGKRRRAVCTYYYHQLTGELSWLEEVFLSLDDLDEVCLPN; the protein is encoded by the exons ATGGGAGGAGGAACTGCCAACCTCCCACCTGGCTTTCGCTTCTTCCCCTCCGATGAAGAGCTCATCGTCCATTTCCTCTACCGCAAGGCTGCTGTCCTTCACTGCGAGCCTGGTGTCATCCCCAGCATCGATCTCCATGAAT GTAAAGCTCTTCAAGGAGGTGACCGATTCTGGTGCTTCTTCACAAGGAGAAAGCAAAACAGAGCCGATAAGATCATAATATGCAGTAATAAGGATGCTGCTATGAAGAAAACTCTCAGGTATTATTACATTGGCCAACCTCCGGAGGGTATCAAGACCAACAGGGTAATGCATCGGTACCATTTACTGGATGGCATTCTCGGTTCTAGTCCTAGTGGAGGAAGCTCAAGCAGCACCAGTACCAGAGGGAAGAGACGACGAGCAGTATGTACGTACTACTATCAC CAGCTCACAGGCGAGCTTTCGTGGCTCGAAGAGGTATTCCTATCCCTGGATGATCTCGATGAAGTATGCTTGCCAAATTAA
- the LOC135633665 gene encoding carboxyvinyl-carboxyphosphonate phosphorylmutase, chloroplastic-like, translated as MANSTVSVAVNGPRKTRMHRLIEEEGIVLMPGIYDALSAAVLQSLGFRAGFISGYAVSASRLGMPDIGLLTPPEMADAARAICAAAPNVAFIVDADTGGGNALNVQRTVRDFMTTGAAGLFLEDQVWPKKCGHMQGKQVIPAHEHAAKIAAAREAIGDSDFFLIARTDARATAGGLSDAIARANLYMEAGADACFVEAPRSDDEMREVCKRTNGFRAANMLEGGYTPLHTPQELKELGFHLIVHSTTAVYASARALIDVLKVMKEEGTSRDQLHKLTTFEEFNSLIGLKKLNEIGARYDKFRVPPN; from the exons ATGGCGAACTCCACAGTGAGCGTGGCAGTGAACGGCCCCAGGAAGACGCGCATGCACCGCCTCATCGAGGAGGAAGGCATCGTGCTGATGCCGGGGATCTACGACGCGCTCTCGGCGGCCGTCCTCCAGAGCTTGGGCTTCCGCGCCGGCTTCATCTCCGGCTACGCCGTCTCCGCCTCCCGCCTCGGGATGCCCGATATCGGCCTCCTCAC ACCGCCGGAGATGGCGGACGCAGCTCGAGCTATTTGTGCCGCGGCTCCTAACGTTGCCTTCATCGTCGACGCTG ACACGGGAGGTGGCAACGCTCTCAATGTGCAAAGGACTGTTAGAGATTTTATGACTACTGGTGCTGCTGGCTTGTTTCTCGAG GATCAAGTTTGGCCGAAGAAGTGCG GACATATGCAGGGTAAACAG gtgatacctgctcatgagcaTGCCGCAAAGATAGCAGCCGCAAGAGAAGCCATTGGGGACTCTGACTTCTTTCTCATCGCTCGAACTGATGCTCGTGCAACCGCCGGTGGCCTATCTGACGCCATTGCACGGGCTAACCTCTACATGGAG GCAGGAGCAGATGCTTGCTTCGTGGAGGCACCGCGGAGCGACGACGAGATGAGGGAGGTCTGCAAGCGTACCAATGGTTTCAGGGCTGCCAACATGCTGGAGGGCGGGTACACCCCCCTGCACACGCCACAAGAGCTCAAGGAACTGGGATTCCACCTCATAGTGCACTCCACCACCGCCGTCTACGCGTCGGCTCGCGCGTTGATCGACGTCCTCAAAGTGATGAAGGAAGAAGGCACCAGCAGAGACCAACTCCACAAGCTTACTACCTTCGAGGAGTTCAACAGTTTGATCGGACTGAAGAAATTAAACGAGATCGGAGCCCGATACGACAAGTTCCGAGTTCCCCCGAACTGA